Part of the Nicotiana tabacum cultivar K326 chromosome 20, ASM71507v2, whole genome shotgun sequence genome, AATGCGGGTACCAGACACCGGAtggaaaaccaaaaaagaaaaaaatgaacttTGAACACCAAAAAAGATTATGGTAGTTAGGATATATTGGAACCCCTCCACCCTAAATCAGAAGTCTCAATTTCGAGCCCtagaaattaaacaaaatagCGGTAGAAAGCGTTTTCTCCTTTAATAGGTTTATGTGATACACATTTAAACTAGTCGAGAAtttaatgtgggtaccaaatatcGAGTGAATAATAAAAACATAGACATTTGTGTTTTCTTAGCTAAATCAAACTTAGAACTAAggacttacaacaacaacaacagcaacaacaacaaccacccagtataatcccacttagtggggtctggggagggtagtgtgtacgcagaccttacccctaccctggggtagagaggctgtttccaaatagacccccgacatccttcccaaTGTCCTTAGTGCTGTACAAAAATAGCTAAAGAgcagaacatatattataatatatacaTCTCAAGTTGTGAATCTGCTCATCtaaaataaaacacacaaaaaaaagatGACACCAATGATTAGATAAATGAGCAACTAAGGAAGTACTGGAGACTTGTGCTTTGTAGCAATTGAAATGCAAATCTGTACACTAAGATCAATCTGAAAGTGAACCAAAAAATGAGAATTATTTTAGTTAGAAATTTGGTatctttacaaaaaaaaaaaaaaaaaatgctacgTTGCTTGAGCGCTATAGCATTCAAAACTTTGCATGCATGCATTGGCAAAACCATGTAGCAGCACCTTGTTCACATTTTACATTAGAAGATTGTCTAATGGATCGTCATCATCGCCAAACGCAGTTTCAACTGTTCCAATGCTTTGTTGCTGTTGGTAGTACagcaaattaatcaaaatcagTGAAAAGGCAGCAGCTATTAGCTTAGACATTGAAAATATTGAAGCGTGTGTATTTAAAAACCATCACTTTGTCGCTTAAAGCAATAAAGATATGTGAATTGAGAGATTGCGCTTTATATCTGAAGCCATGTGCTTCAGAGAAGTGTGCACTTCAAACAATGACGTGCAAAGTGATCCTAATGAGAAGGAGTTGAttctttgaattttaaatttgaggagttggattAATATCGACATCATTATAAATTGGGCGATAATATCAGTTATTATTAATTGCAATTtgattatcaacaacaacaacaatatattcAGTATATTCCCACAAGTAGGATCTGAAAAGGGTAGAATCTACGCagtccttacccctaccttgtgaaggtagagaggctgtttccggaagaccctcggctcaacaaaGCAAAATCATAGCATTTATGACAAAGAGCTACCGAAAACGAAATAGTAACAACCATAAACTATAAAAACGAAGCAAAGGAAACATCAAGTAATAGTATCGATCTAAAAATTGAGAACACGAGGAATTTGATTATCATGATACCAAATTCATATATGTTTAATGTCTTTTAATTTCCTTAACTCGTGCGCTTCACTTCTAGCTTTTCGCTTATATACCCCTGGACCTTGTTGCTTCTTTGTacttttcaactttaaaaaataTTGATCTTTTTAAAGCAAGGTGAAGATAACAAACTATTTTCGAGGGTCTTCCAGGAACAACCTCTCTATCATCACAAAGTAGGGGTAAGgactgcgtacatactaccctccccagaaccCAATTGTGGTAATATGCTGGGTATGTCGTTGAAGATAACAAATTAAGACTAACCTGCTCGAAAAAGGCACTCATGAGGTCCTCCTGTCCAAATGGCTCACCTTCAAGAAGTGAGTTAAGTTGCGATCCGCCCATAAGATTAACGTGTCCAGTTTCTTGCCCGCTAGAGAGAACTGCTTCCGCAATAGGAGCATTTGTGTTCTGTCCACTCTTGTCCATTGAAGAAATCCGATGTTGTATACTAGAATGATAAGAGGTATCAAAGGTTGATCCAACATTCTGTAGACACCAGTCCTGTTTCGTTTGCTGATACAATCCGCTGAAACTATCGTCGTTAGGAGAGAACCCTCTAGATCCTCTAATGTCAGTGTTAACCTCTTCCTTAAGCATCCCTTTTGTTGCCAGAGTGGACATTGCTGAATTGCCACTCGCGGGAAAGCTGCTTCCTCGCAACTGCATGTTTTGGTTCAATGAGAAATCTACTGCTGAATATGCCTGTGAAGCCTGATTGTATATATCACCTCGtgcattgtccacaataccattccGTAAGGACTGCTTTGGTTCCACGGTTGTTGGGATTCCGTAAAGCAAGTTAACTTGCTTATTGCTATTGTTCAGCTGTTGCTGAGTTTGAAATCTCAACTTGGGATTTTCAAAGCTAAAATGGTTTCCTTGGTCTACCAGGGGAACATGTAAGGACGATTTTGTTGCAGACTGACCCAATGCCGCTCCCCAGAGGGTAGCAAGACTTTGTGCAGGAAGTTGACCGTTAAGCGGTGTCCCAAAGGTTGCTTCTGAGTGTCCGATGAAAGAATAATTCAGTCCACTCGGATGTTGTGGTACACCCATCGACTTCTTTAGTAACAGCCGATATTTCTGCAGCAAATGATTGGTGCTAAATAAGTATTTAATCTATCAATCGACCACACCAGTAACAAGTAGTTTAAACTAAAAGTGGTCTAACTCTCACACCCATGCATATCCCAACTTAATACAAGTGTAACATCAATGACTGAACATTAATACAACTAACTGGTGTCGTCTATTAAGAACCATTTACTCTCGCTGTGTTCTATTCTAGTTATTTTCGCGGTTATTCCTAAAGAATGTACATTGTTTGAGGAAACTTATTTTCATGTGGTCTTTAGGTTTTCCTAGTCACCTTTAGCGCTATAATCACCATCATTTCGACTTGCTAACTAGAGAAGATATCAGGGAACAACTCAATTGACTTACATGTTGCACGACATGAGGCCGTGCACCAATGAAACTTCTTATGTATGTTACTATATCCTTTGAAGGAGTAAAAATTAAAGATTTGCAGTACCTGAAGATGGCTAGCAACATGTTCTCTTTTTAGCCAAGGAACATTCATCAGTTCCAGAATTTTCTTGGGAACAGCTCCTGCATTCATAGACAGAGCTGAGAcgagatatacatatatacatgaaGATAATATTGACTGTTAATTAATTGCATAGTGGAAGTCTCCACAACAAATTTAAGGTATGCAACGACTGAGAGGAGCTACAAGTTTTGAACTAAAGCCTCACTTAAGGAATATCGACCATTACAGTCAGTGGAATCGAGCGAGACTAGattaatagcccgtttggccaagctgcaaaaattagcttattttgagaagtgctttttttcaaaagtgcttttctcaaaagtacttttggtgagacgTAGTTTGTgcttggctaattaatttgagaagcacttctgagcagcaattagtgtttggccaagctttaaaaaactgcttctaagtgtatttttctcaaaagagcttttcaaaaaagtgctcttggagagaagctacttttttctgcttctccaaaactgttctcctcaaaatcactttttttccttccaaaagcttggccaaacacctcactttttggccaaaagtgcttttggccaaaaaaaagcttggccaaacaggttaTAATGTACAAAGTAAAAGAAGCAGAAAATCAGGTAAAGGACACACTGTTGAAGAGGAATGACTAAAAATGAGGTCACTAACTCGGAGACTAGCAACAAAACGGGGAAGAAGAGAGAAGACATAAGATAAGACAGCAACTTAGTTTTTATACTAAATGTTACAACTGGTAAGAACTCTTTCTATATCAGGTAAAGGTAACAAATTTCTACCCACTTCTCCAAGTAGAAAACAACCATGTAAAACTTCATAACAGGGAAATATTGTTTCATTGGTAAGTGTATAAGTAAATTCCTCTTATAAAGAAACCAACGGGATGCCACATATCACAAAAAGGGAAATGTGTTTAACATATTAAATGGAGAAAGATGCATGTAAATGcataaataaaatccaaaaaaggAAAAGACTACACATTTGGTATAGATTGAAAGAAGCAGAGAATACAAGTTATGAGAAGCAAGATGTGATGATGAAGATATCAGAGCCAAATCTCCCTCAGTACGATGGTGGGGCAAACCTCAGCGAGGATGTTGCATTCCTGGGGGGAGGGTGAATGTGATGCCCATGACGGAGGGCGGGTCAAGCAGGACTGACATGCTTCTAGGTTGGCAAGCTTACGAAGAAGGGGTGCACATGTCACCTTAGGCAAATCCCACATCGAAATGGGAGAAGAAAGTGAAGAGCTATATAAGGCATGACACAAGTTCACATGGTACGCGCGCTTTTGGGGCTCGAGGTGGCGTAGCCCAACAAGACAAATCCGTGCGGGCCTAACTCCAAAGCGGACAATACATACCATGagcttgggtcgtgacagaagacTCATGCGAAGGACTTTGATCTCTGATTCAAACATATTCGACGACCAACTCAGAAACTGAGAAAAAAAGGAAGACACTATAGTCAGCAATTGAACTGAGGGGTTAGGTCAGCTCCTAAGAACACTTTTACTAGGTCTGAAGGTGACAGATAACACACGCTTCACTTCGCGCAAAATGACCAGATATTTGGAACAACATAGAATCACATTAACAAGATATGAATCTAAATAAATATCTAAAAGAAAGGTAAATGGCTCATACTGTCCATTCCGAGTTGATTAACAGCTTGTAGAAATTTTTCATGAAGCTCCGCTGACCAAAGAACACGTGCTTTCTTCAACGCGACCATATCATCCCTTTCTACAGTTTCATCttcctcctttcttttcttcgaCCTTTTCAAGTTCCCTTCATTAGCTGAAGATGAGTGCTCAACATCTTCTGGTGGTTCCTGTGGCCATTCTCCATCTTCTACACTTTCTGATTGATCAAAAACCTTGCCCTTCCACTCGTCCTTATTTTTTCGAACCACGTGCTGCCAAATGTTCTTCAGCGCCTCAATGCGTACTGGTTTGATCAGATAATCATGTGCACCATGAATCACACCTTTCATAACCACATTTTTACTATCATCCGCGGACATCACTATTCAATAACAAATGGAAGTTTAAAGTCCATTGATTAGTACAAAAGTCAGCAGTTTCTAAACTTAGGAACAACAACACAGTTTGTAATACACGAAAACAAGATACTCACTTATAACAGGCAGGTCCATCTCCAAACCAATGTGCTCAAGAAGCTTAAAACCATCCATGTCTGGCATGTGGACATCACTTATAACCAAGTGAAATTCGTTTTTGTTTTCGCGTAGCAATGACAATGCAACCTCTGCTCGATTACACGTGGTCACTGGAAGAAACCATTAAATTGAAATGAATTGCAAGGAGAAGATAAGAAAAGAACAAGTTCTTCAGTTCAGGATCAACATATCAACCAACCTATACATGTTCCTTGTATTTTTTCCTTTTGATTTAAGACTCAGATTAACATTAAAAATTACAACTTGGTAAACTTCAAGGGTCTGTAGAAACATGAAAAAACAAATCCTGGCCAAAGTCTTTTTCCAGCATGAATTCTCAACATAACTATTTCCTAAATCACCTAAAAATCGAATTTTCAGAAACTTACTACTCCTACTTTTTAATGGTTTAATTCTGCCTTCTTGTGAGGTTCTTCACATTGCCGGTCTCAAATCTTGATAAATTGCAGTAGGTTGACGGCTAGCACAAAGCTGGTTAACTTTTGATGAATCCTACAATTAATGGCGGATGGAGCATACATAAGACCGATTCAACTGAACCCAATATTTTAGTCACAAAGTAAGTAATCACAAAATTGTCAGAAagttattttgaaatcataactTCTAAAGTGTAATATAGTTAAGTGGTAAAACCTAAAGGCTGAATCCATCAAATTTCAATCCAGAATGTCCTCTGCCTACTATTTACTAGTTTGGAATTGGGGCATCGTGGTAGttcccctctttttttttcacttcCACACAGGGTCCCAATTTTGGGCTCCACTAATCCGGTTTCGACTTTGGAGATACAACGTTTCCTACCAAAGACAACTCTATTTCCATGGCTTGAACCCGTAACCTCTAGTTAAGGATGAAGGTATGAGCGAATGTAGAGTTTGGTCGCCGCGTTCATCTGAACCCTGTACTTCCAACGCGgaacataaatttatgtgtaaaaaatcatcaaaatttgcAACAAATAACAGGAGGTCTTATTACCCCACTTGTGCTCTTTAATGGCTtatcccctccttcaaattcctTAATTCAACAAGATTCAGGATTCCtaataaaaccaaaaaaaaatattttggtttCCCACCATGTCCGGTATCCGCATTGGAGCCCGAGTATATCCGGATTCGCGCCGCATAAGGCCCCATTCGGGgggaagcgctccctaccaaggatttttccataactcgagacctctggttaaggagTCTGGTTAAGGAGGAGCAGTCCCATCCACTGCACCACGTCCTTTCGTGGTAAAACCAAACATACTAAGTAGATAACGCATCCAAACATACTAAGTAGATAACGCATTCATTATTTTTCTCCCTAAAACTCAGactcaaaatgaaaataaaatgaataaagaCTTGAACTTTATACAAATATTGCATGAAAACTTTAGAACAGAACATTGAATACCTTCGTAGTGGCACTTCTTAAGCATATTTTCCAAGATTTTGAGACAAGTAGGATCATCATCTACAACCAGTAATCGTAAAGTCGGAAACTTGATGGAGGACATGGGTTCCTTCAATAATTTTCAAGAAACTTACATGGAAAGTTGTCACTACAACACTATAGGCATAGAGGGATTTTTGGTTTCCCGGCGCGATATAGTTGAGACCCCCTCTGAGGCCAGGCCCGACTAATGGGACTAATCCGAGTAGGTAAAAATGTCAGCATAGCCGCTCTCTTAAATAAtagtcaaaaaaatatatatttatttatatacaaaaaaaatatataaactttatatatttttacgATTACCATTTATTAGTGCCTAATTTATTATATCTATTAATACCGACGTTTATTAACAAGTTTTTATTCCACTGTTTTTTAGTGTTTAATTTAGAGTATATGGGTAGGCTTGGAAATTTGGAGTTGATTGCTATATATCACGAACGTGTTATACTGATACACAGTTAAATGAAGAAGCTTGGTGGAGATGTACGTAGTGTTTGCGCGATAGTACCTAACTGTTGGAGTCAGTTAATTAGACGGGAATTTATATGTTTTGGGTAGTGACACTTAAGTCCTCCCTATAGTTTATTTCATACTTTCAAAGGTTACAATTAggcccctatatatatatatttctgtaCCTCTGCAGCTGAAGGGATCAATCAAGAGAATATGTCTTTACCCTAATTTCATTGCTTTTTCGTTTATCTTTTGCCTTTCTTTTACTGTACCATTGCGGCTGCATCATATACTAGAAGTAGTAGTTCCAtcaccaaaggatgtggtgcagtggaTGAGACTGTTTTTTTCCTTAACCACAGGTCTCGAGTTCAAGTTCTGGGTATAaaaaaatccttggtagggagTGCTTTCCCCCGAATGGGGCCCTACGCGACACGAATCCgaatatagtcgggctccaatgcaGGTACCAGACACCGGGTGGGAAACCAACAAAGATTTAGAAGAAGAAGTAGTAGTAGTTCcattattttttcaatttaaaacactTATTCAGGATTAAATCTAATTAATTTGAGGATTATTAAGCTAAGTCAATATTCTGATTTACTAGTTTGACTAAAACTCTTTTTTATGATccgaaattttaaattttatttttatatttcatttaagTGATCATAAAAGTTCATTAATGACTTTACTAAATGTAATTTTTTAAATGTCCTTAAGGATCTTCGTACAGATTAgttatataaatttataatataaaGATTATTTCTTATTGTTTTGCTAGAGATATGTTTTAAAATATTACTTTCAGCTAGAGATATGTTTAAGATATACTAAAATTGTGTGAATTTtttttaactaaattaatttccttaaaacacatttattattttaattttctcCCTAAAACTCGACtcaaaatgaaaataataagacTTGAACTTTATACAAATATTACATGAAAACTTTAGAGTAGAATATTGAATACCTTCGTAGTGGCACTTATTAAGCATCTTGGTTTCCCTTTTTTGGTTTCCCATTGCTACGTAGTGCTTCCATTGAGGCCCGATTAATAGTGCTCCTTCTGAGGCTCGTCTAATGGGACTAATCTGAAtatctagtttattttatttattaatgagaaaaataatattgtatagtcgctctcaaaataatagccaaaaaaatatgctatatttttttggtatatatacacatttttgtatgttatatacaaaaatatgtaAATATTTTTGGTCGCGTGCTAATTTTTGCTCATTTATTAATACCCCATCTTTCTATTTATTAATGCCTAgtttattctatttattaatGTTTATTCTAATCTAAGGAGTTTTTCCCTCTGTTTTTTTAGTGTCTAATTTGGCGTATATAAATAGACTTGGAAGTTTGAAGTTGATTGGTATATATAAGGAACGTTTTGTAccattttcattaatttttcaatttaaaacactTATTCAGGATACAATCTAATTAATTTGAGGATTATTAAGCTAAGTCAATAATACTCTTCTTTTTTTATGATTCCAACACTTGATATTTGAATTTTCAAACGATCATAAAAGTTCACTAATAACTTTAATAAATGTAATTTTTAAAATGTCCTTAAGCATCACGCAAATATTAGTTatataaatttgtaaaataaaaataaaaataaaaataaaaataaaaataaaaataaaaataaaaataaaaataaaaataaaaataaaaataaaaataaaaataaaaataaaaataaaaataaaaataaaaataaaaataaaaataaaaataaaaataaaaataaaaataaaaataaaaataaaaataaaaataaaaataaaaataaaaataaaaataaaaataaaaataaaaataaaaataaaaataaaaataaaaataaaaataaaaataaaaataaaaataaaaataaaaataaaaataaaaataaaaataaaaataaaaataaaaataaaaataaaaataaaaataaaaataaaaataaaaataaaaatagagtttAATTTCAAAAATGCTCTCGTTGAGAGTCGAACTCAAGACCTCCCGCTTACTAAACGGGTgctctaaccaactgagctacGAGAGCCttatgtcataatctttcaagatttattataaattagacatatacaagtatataatAACATCCATAATGTTCACATTGAATTACAAGGAGTAAACT contains:
- the LOC107827910 gene encoding two-component response regulator ARR2 isoform X1 yields the protein MSSIKFPTLRLLVVDDDPTCLKILENMLKKCHYEVTTCNRAEVALSLLRENKNEFHLVISDVHMPDMDGFKLLEHIGLEMDLPVIMMSADDSKNVVMKGVIHGAHDYLIKPVRIEALKNIWQHVVRKNKDEWKGKVFDQSESVEDGEWPQEPPEDVEHSSSANEGNLKRSKKRKEEDETVERDDMVALKKARVLWSAELHEKFLQAVNQLGMDRAVPKKILELMNVPWLKREHVASHLQKYRLLLKKSMGVPQHPSGLNYSFIGHSEATFGTPLNGQLPAQSLATLWGAALGQSATKSSLHVPLVDQGNHFSFENPKLRFQTQQQLNNSNKQVNLLYGIPTTVEPKQSLRNGIVDNARGDIYNQASQAYSAVDFSLNQNMQLRGSSFPASGNSAMSTLATKGMLKEEVNTDIRGSRGFSPNDDSFSGLYQQTKQDWCLQNVGSTFDTSYHSSIQHRISSMDKSGQNTNAPIAEAVLSSGQETGHVNLMGGSQLNSLLEGEPFGQEDLMSAFFEQQQSIGTVETAFGDDDDPLDNLLM
- the LOC107827910 gene encoding two-component response regulator ARR2 isoform X3, with the protein product MTTCNRAEVALSLLRENKNEFHLVISDVHMPDMDGFKLLEHIGLEMDLPVIMMSADDSKNVVMKGVIHGAHDYLIKPVRIEALKNIWQHVVRKNKDEWKGKVFDQSESVEDGEWPQEPPEDVEHSSSANEGNLKRSKKRKEEDETVERDDMVALKKARVLWSAELHEKFLQAVNQLGMDRAVPKKILELMNVPWLKREHVASHLQKYRLLLKKSMGVPQHPSGLNYSFIGHSEATFGTPLNGQLPAQSLATLWGAALGQSATKSSLHVPLVDQGNHFSFENPKLRFQTQQQLNNSNKQVNLLYGIPTTVEPKQSLRNGIVDNARGDIYNQASQAYSAVDFSLNQNMQLRGSSFPASGNSAMSTLATKGMLKEEVNTDIRGSRGFSPNDDSFSGLYQQTKQDWCLQNVGSTFDTSYHSSIQHRISSMDKSGQNTNAPIAEAVLSSGQETGHVNLMGGSQLNSLLEGEPFGQEDLMSAFFEQQQSIGTVETAFGDDDDPLDNLLM
- the LOC107827910 gene encoding two-component response regulator ARR2 isoform X2 yields the protein MSSIKFPTLRLLVVDDDPTCLKILENMLKKCHYEVTTCNRAEVALSLLRENKNEFHLVISDVHMPDMDGFKLLEHIGLEMDLPVIMMSADDSKNVVMKGVIHGAHDYLIKPVRIEALKNIWQHVVRKNKDEWKGKVFDQSESVEDGEWPQEPPEDVEHSSSANEGNLKRSKKRKEEDETVERDDMVALKKARVLWSAELHEKFLQAVNQLGMDRAVPKKILELMNVPWLKREHVASHLQKYRLLLKKSMGVPQHPSGLNYSFIGHSEATFGTPLNGQLPAQSLATLWGAALGQSATKSSLHVPLVDQGNHFSFENPKLRFQTQQQLNNSNKQVNLLYGIPTTVEPKQSLRNGIVDNARGDIYNQASQAYSAVDFSLNQNMQLRGSSFPASGNSAMSTLATKGMLKEEVNTDIRGSRGFSPNDDSFSGLYQQTKQDWCLQNVGSTFDTSYHSSIQHRISSMDKSGQNTNAPIAEAVLSSGQETGHVNLMGGSQLNSLLEATKHWNS